A genomic region of Catalinimonas niigatensis contains the following coding sequences:
- a CDS encoding JAB domain-containing protein, whose translation MTAISNPSFYQVSEITLHYQSKVKASLRPKVTSSEDAYRILHLHWDKNKLELLEEFKILLLNRANKVLGIVNISTGGMSGTVADPKLIFAAALKSSASSLILAHNHPSGNLTPSQADMQLTRKLKEAGSFLDLPVLDHIIITPDPSYYSFADEGVL comes from the coding sequence ATGACTGCCATTTCAAATCCTTCTTTTTACCAGGTATCAGAAATCACGCTTCACTACCAAAGTAAAGTCAAAGCCTCTCTGCGTCCCAAAGTTACTTCCTCAGAAGATGCCTACCGTATTCTCCATCTGCATTGGGATAAGAATAAACTTGAATTGCTGGAAGAATTCAAAATCCTGCTGCTCAACCGGGCCAACAAAGTGTTGGGAATTGTCAATATCTCTACCGGAGGCATGTCCGGAACTGTAGCAGATCCCAAGCTCATATTTGCTGCTGCACTGAAAAGTTCTGCCAGTTCTCTTATTCTGGCGCACAATCATCCGAGCGGAAATCTTACGCCCAGTCAGGCAGATATGCAGCTTACCCGCAAACTTAAAGAAGCAGGCAGTTTTCTGGATTTACCGGTACTTGATCATATCATTATCACCCCAGACCCAAGTTATTATTCATTTGCAGATGAAGGAGTGCTTTAG
- the istA gene encoding IS21 family transposase codes for MSQIKQLILLHQQGKGRKTIARTLGMSKNTVKVYLEKLKSLTTIKEGQGYTIEDLFRMEHPVLEAKFHPGNPAYKDDRFEDLKARLDYYLEELTSKGVNKKLLWDEYREAKPDGYGYSQFCFHLHQQQVASKPSMVLDHTPAEKLYIDFAGKPMSYVDKSTGEVVKCQVFAACLPYSDYSFVMAIRSQSTEDFLYALSCCLTELGGVPLALVPDNLKAAVVKASRYEPEINRALEDFANHYGTAVVPARVRKPKDKALVENQVKLIYSRVYAKLRHMVFFDLHSLNAAIKEKVKAHNQTRMQKKPYCREERFLAEEKKLLQPLPKERYEIKYYRELRVAKNNHVYLSEDKHYYSVPYKLIGHKVKLIYTRSMVYIFARGEQVAVHIRNFHQGGYSTTKDHLCSQHRYYKDRSPEYYKRQAAKKSAVLYELVSRIFSQNRYPEQLYRTCDGLFGLERKTEPTRFEKACQMALDCQNYTYSFVMNVLENKMTEAQNTISERPLPKHNNLRGKAHYQQLELNYNTK; via the coding sequence ATGAGTCAAATAAAACAGTTAATACTTCTTCACCAACAAGGCAAGGGACGTAAGACCATTGCCCGGACTTTGGGGATGAGCAAAAATACCGTTAAGGTATACTTGGAGAAGCTCAAAAGCCTGACCACCATCAAAGAAGGCCAAGGCTATACAATAGAGGATCTATTCAGGATGGAGCATCCGGTATTGGAGGCAAAGTTTCATCCGGGCAACCCAGCCTACAAAGATGACCGTTTTGAGGATCTCAAAGCCAGGCTTGATTATTATCTTGAAGAGTTAACAAGCAAGGGTGTAAACAAGAAACTGCTCTGGGATGAGTACCGAGAGGCAAAGCCGGATGGTTATGGCTACTCTCAGTTTTGCTTCCATTTGCATCAGCAGCAGGTAGCTAGCAAGCCTTCTATGGTACTGGATCATACGCCTGCTGAGAAGCTCTATATTGATTTTGCTGGCAAGCCAATGAGCTATGTAGATAAATCCACGGGTGAGGTTGTTAAGTGTCAGGTATTCGCAGCCTGTCTCCCTTATTCAGATTATAGCTTTGTGATGGCCATAAGGAGCCAGTCTACGGAAGATTTTCTCTATGCCCTTTCTTGCTGTTTAACTGAACTTGGCGGTGTACCCCTGGCTCTGGTACCTGATAATCTTAAGGCTGCTGTTGTGAAAGCTAGTCGTTATGAACCGGAGATCAACCGTGCACTTGAGGATTTTGCTAACCATTATGGTACTGCTGTAGTACCAGCCAGAGTTCGCAAACCCAAAGATAAAGCCTTAGTGGAGAATCAAGTGAAGCTTATCTATAGTCGGGTATATGCTAAGCTTCGCCACATGGTATTCTTTGATCTGCATTCCCTCAATGCAGCTATTAAGGAAAAAGTAAAGGCACATAATCAAACCCGCATGCAAAAAAAGCCCTACTGCCGGGAAGAACGCTTCTTAGCAGAGGAGAAAAAACTGCTACAGCCTTTGCCCAAAGAAAGGTATGAGATTAAATACTACAGAGAGTTAAGAGTGGCCAAAAATAACCATGTCTACCTCTCAGAAGACAAGCACTACTATAGCGTGCCTTACAAGTTAATTGGTCATAAAGTCAAGCTCATTTACACCCGCAGCATGGTCTACATCTTTGCTCGGGGAGAACAGGTAGCGGTGCATATTAGGAACTTCCACCAAGGAGGTTATTCTACTACCAAGGATCACCTGTGTTCGCAGCACCGGTACTACAAAGACAGAAGCCCCGAATATTATAAGCGTCAGGCAGCTAAAAAGTCTGCTGTGCTTTACGAACTAGTATCCCGGATCTTTAGCCAAAACCGATACCCTGAGCAGCTTTATAGAACCTGTGATGGACTCTTTGGCCTGGAGAGAAAGACAGAGCCGACACGCTTTGAGAAAGCCTGTCAGATGGCACTGGATTGCCAGAACTACACCTACAGCTTCGTGATGAACGTGTTGGAAAATAAGATGACAGAGGCTCAAAATACCATCTCAGAAAGGCCTCTGCCCAAGCATAACAACCTCAGAGGCAAAGCTCATTACCAACAATTAGAACTTAACTATAACACCAAATAA
- a CDS encoding zincin-like metallopeptidase domain-containing protein, with amino-acid sequence MDNKEELVAEMGASFPSNLMGLQTEAELTDSASYIQGWLRVLRNYKRFVVEAAQQAQKAVDYILGNKEGD; translated from the coding sequence TTGGACAACAAGGAGGAACTTGTTGCCGAGATGGGAGCAAGCTTCCCTTCCAATCTAATGGGATTGCAAACCGAAGCAGAACTCACGGATTCAGCTTCCTACATTCAGGGATGGCTCAGAGTGCTTCGTAATTATAAACGTTTCGTGGTAGAAGCAGCCCAACAAGCTCAGAAAGCCGTGGACTATATCTTAGGAAATAAGGAGGGAGATTAA
- a CDS encoding Y-family DNA polymerase: MIGLQDCNNFYVSCERVFNPKLEGKPVIVLSNNDGAVVSRSNEAKSLGVPMGIPYFQIKLLAEMENIHVYSSNYTLYGDISGRVLSTVKDIVPDVEAYSIDEQFLDFKGMKHRDLFQLGLEIKNKVKQHTGIPTCMGIAKTKTLAKVANHIAKKSLTHGGIYVLEHKKLIETFLSLTPVGDLWGIGRQYVKKLGSFGVRTAFDLYKCKESFVRQQMTVVGQRLWHELHGTPCLPIEQTSKPKQNICTSRSFSALQTDLYALKEAVANHASACAEKLRGESSVANYVQVFINTNPHRSEDDQYANSHTWTLPVASNDSRDLVRFAFLALQKIFKIGYKYQKCGVIVSGLVPENARQLTLFESTSIRQEGPTPLDRMQDTRAMEVMDVLNKRYGSGVVKLGATMSTTQTEGWKMQRSLLSPRYTTKFSDIPVARCS; encoded by the coding sequence ATGATAGGCCTCCAAGATTGCAATAATTTCTATGTGTCATGTGAGCGGGTGTTCAATCCCAAGCTTGAAGGAAAACCCGTAATTGTGCTCTCCAATAATGATGGGGCGGTCGTTTCGAGGAGCAACGAAGCCAAATCGCTCGGGGTGCCCATGGGTATTCCGTATTTCCAGATCAAGTTGCTGGCCGAGATGGAAAACATCCATGTCTATTCTTCCAACTACACACTTTACGGTGACATTTCAGGAAGAGTTTTATCTACTGTCAAAGACATCGTTCCGGATGTAGAGGCCTATTCCATTGACGAGCAATTCCTTGATTTTAAAGGGATGAAACACCGCGATCTTTTTCAGCTGGGCCTGGAGATAAAAAACAAGGTAAAGCAGCATACTGGTATCCCGACCTGCATGGGTATTGCCAAAACCAAAACCCTTGCCAAGGTCGCCAATCACATAGCTAAGAAGTCGCTCACCCATGGTGGCATTTATGTGCTAGAGCATAAGAAGCTGATTGAGACATTTTTATCCTTAACGCCGGTAGGCGATCTATGGGGTATTGGCCGTCAGTATGTAAAGAAGCTTGGTTCTTTTGGTGTGCGTACCGCTTTTGACCTTTACAAATGCAAGGAGAGCTTTGTACGCCAGCAGATGACCGTGGTAGGGCAACGCCTCTGGCATGAGCTGCATGGTACCCCCTGCCTTCCCATAGAGCAAACGAGTAAGCCCAAGCAAAATATCTGTACCAGCCGGAGCTTTAGTGCCCTTCAAACCGATCTTTATGCCCTTAAAGAAGCGGTGGCCAATCATGCCTCCGCCTGCGCTGAAAAGCTACGGGGAGAGAGCAGTGTGGCCAATTACGTGCAGGTGTTCATCAACACAAATCCGCACCGCTCTGAGGATGATCAATATGCCAACAGCCATACCTGGACCTTGCCAGTAGCCAGCAATGACAGCCGGGACCTGGTTCGCTTTGCGTTTTTGGCGCTGCAGAAGATCTTTAAGATCGGATACAAATATCAAAAATGCGGGGTGATCGTTTCCGGCCTGGTGCCGGAAAACGCGAGACAATTAACCTTGTTTGAAAGCACCAGTATCCGCCAGGAAGGCCCAACTCCTTTGGACCGGATGCAGGACACAAGAGCGATGGAGGTAATGGATGTTTTAAACAAACGCTACGGGTCAGGAGTGGTCAAGCTTGGCGCGACCATGAGCACCACACAGACTGAAGGCTGGAAGATGCAGCGGAGTTTGTTATCTCCACGCTATACCACAAAGTTCAGCGACATACCAGTGGCAAGATGCAGTTAA
- a CDS encoding helix-turn-helix domain-containing protein produces the protein MSEDQKSVHEKFNEVFKALGTNAYQVSKRLGLSRADKYYKIEKGQAKPSFETLSEIIHLYPRVNANYYFKDDVPMFEEGSEIYSTQPNSIQSLRIKHLEQKIAMLEAQNQELIQQLETYQKE, from the coding sequence ATGTCTGAAGATCAAAAAAGTGTTCACGAGAAATTCAATGAAGTATTTAAAGCCTTAGGCACCAATGCCTATCAGGTAAGCAAACGCCTGGGCTTAAGCCGTGCGGATAAGTACTACAAAATAGAAAAAGGGCAAGCCAAACCCAGCTTTGAAACACTCTCAGAAATCATTCACCTCTACCCGCGGGTCAATGCCAATTACTACTTCAAAGATGACGTGCCTATGTTTGAAGAAGGATCAGAAATTTATTCTACCCAGCCTAACTCAATACAAAGCTTGCGTATCAAACACCTGGAACAGAAAATAGCGATGCTAGAAGCCCAAAACCAGGAACTCATCCAGCAACTGGAAACCTATCAAAAGGAATGA
- the istB gene encoding IS21-like element helper ATPase IstB, protein MNQVENQMTKLKLHGMIKTWAALQESRKLHELSLLDGLEVLLQAEEQERDLRKFKRLEYNAGFRYKASMEELRFDQARGIDKKLLTSLATGEYINKGESILITGATGCGKSFLSSALGHQACLLGFKVAYFNAQKLMLKTKMARLEGTIYKFFEKLAKTDLMILDDFGLTHLEKQQQMDLMEIIEDRHGARSTIIASQLPVASWYDVIGEATIADAILDRLVHTSYRIEIKGESLRKKQ, encoded by the coding sequence ATGAATCAAGTAGAGAACCAAATGACTAAACTCAAACTGCACGGTATGATCAAAACCTGGGCAGCATTACAGGAGAGCAGAAAACTGCATGAACTATCCTTACTGGATGGGTTAGAAGTCTTGCTTCAAGCAGAGGAGCAGGAAAGGGACCTGCGTAAGTTCAAAAGATTAGAGTACAATGCTGGCTTCCGTTATAAAGCCTCTATGGAAGAATTGCGCTTTGATCAGGCAAGAGGAATAGACAAGAAACTCCTCACCAGTCTTGCCACCGGAGAGTATATTAACAAAGGTGAATCTATCCTCATTACCGGAGCTACTGGTTGTGGTAAAAGCTTCCTCTCTTCTGCTCTGGGGCACCAGGCCTGTCTTTTAGGTTTTAAGGTAGCTTATTTTAATGCCCAGAAGCTGATGCTCAAAACCAAAATGGCTCGGCTGGAGGGTACTATCTACAAGTTCTTTGAGAAACTGGCCAAAACGGATTTAATGATATTAGATGACTTTGGATTAACACATTTAGAAAAACAGCAGCAAATGGATCTGATGGAAATCATTGAGGACAGACATGGGGCCAGATCCACCATTATTGCCAGTCAGTTGCCTGTAGCAAGTTGGTATGATGTTATCGGAGAAGCCACCATTGCCGATGCCATATTAGATAGATTAGTCCATACTTCTTACAGAATCGAGATTAAAGGTGAGAGTCTGAGAAAAAAACAGTAA
- a CDS encoding DUF3857 domain-containing protein: MQNIFTALFVFLCTLSSLAQQVQKTQPQAWVNDIPITGQKILQDNGSYQYLLIDEQVNLKRETIYRHYAVKVLNADGIQSMSDISLTFDPSYQKLLMHDIKIIRDGKEIDKLQQSRIQTFQRETSMERSLYDGSLSAVVNLTDVRKNDIIEYAYSLVGLNPIHQGHFSTVFYQQHTVPVNRIYNRLLCHINQDIQYQLYEGATEPTVKRTDAMQEYLWDVEALDYLLYDNNVPAWYDPHRHVSISTFKDWKEVVNWIFR, from the coding sequence ATGCAAAATATCTTTACAGCACTGTTTGTTTTCCTTTGTACTCTTTCTTCCCTTGCCCAACAAGTTCAAAAAACGCAACCTCAAGCTTGGGTAAATGACATTCCAATTACTGGTCAAAAAATCCTTCAGGATAATGGTAGTTATCAGTATCTGTTGATTGATGAACAGGTAAACCTTAAAAGAGAGACAATTTACAGACATTATGCTGTAAAGGTGCTGAATGCTGATGGTATTCAATCCATGTCTGATATTAGTTTAACTTTTGATCCGAGCTATCAAAAATTGCTGATGCATGATATTAAAATCATTAGAGATGGAAAAGAAATTGATAAGCTTCAGCAGAGCAGAATTCAGACTTTTCAGCGAGAAACAAGCATGGAAAGATCACTTTATGATGGCTCTTTATCTGCGGTAGTTAACCTAACCGATGTTAGGAAAAATGATATCATAGAATATGCATATTCCCTGGTAGGTCTCAATCCCATTCACCAAGGACATTTTTCTACGGTTTTCTATCAGCAGCATACTGTACCAGTTAACCGGATCTATAACCGACTCTTGTGTCATATCAATCAGGATATTCAGTACCAATTGTACGAAGGGGCCACTGAACCAACAGTAAAGCGTACTGATGCAATGCAGGAATACCTTTGGGATGTAGAAGCTTTGGACTATTTACTGTACGATAATAATGTGCCTGCCTGGTATGATCCTCACCGGCATGTATCTATCTCTACCTTTAAAGATTGGAAAGAAGTAGTTAACTGGATATTCCGTTGA
- a CDS encoding DUF2569 family protein — MRLNLIKSLQPLNLLPDLRGQYAPVYPVNWALPLYGFSESQVNELNPVLQNTFTKETTILSLIRMVQDDIRYLGFESGIGAYKPHPPQKIFNQRYGDCKDKSLLLVALLRKEGIEAYPMLVNTQLKENVVDQLPSNRAFDHCVVNFRYQGADFFVDPTISNQGGDLAHLSFPNYQRGLIIKQGNSELISIPQSIKPTIKIKELITVDEVGGEVDLIIRTEYTGSKADYTRSNFNTDSRASIQQGYLNYYHSLYTSLKSVDSVKFYDYDRNSLNKVIVEEHYQIDDFWLPSDDSSYIYCEIYPLVLESQLGYPKTTKRSMPYYMAEPYSFSQTTQVDLPEDWLVQPLNTNIKGEGFEYENIIQSSGRTVSVTHNYSLHQEYIDGESAEVMLSKHQDIQNELNYYLTYNYSLAGFSLSWVSIVLTLLATVAGVFICYRVYYQYDPPAWKYAEDKPIGGWLILPAIGLTLSPLTLGVELFSDDYFNQNSWNGIFSSNIDNSLQYGLFFGAELICNALFLVFTIMVLIAFYQRRTSAPRLITIYYALGLIIPLLDLWLAEEIIPAQLTDQNRMAIYKEVGRLFIAAAIWVPYFNLSERVKSTFCKQHRNEETPTDMYTDLNDGTIAGISTYQ, encoded by the coding sequence ATGCGATTGAACCTCATAAAGAGCCTTCAACCTCTAAATTTACTACCGGATCTAAGGGGTCAATATGCTCCGGTTTATCCAGTTAACTGGGCCCTTCCTTTATATGGATTTTCTGAAAGTCAGGTAAATGAACTCAATCCCGTTTTACAAAATACCTTTACAAAAGAAACTACCATTCTGTCACTCATCAGAATGGTCCAGGATGATATCCGGTACTTAGGGTTTGAATCTGGGATAGGTGCTTACAAACCACACCCACCACAAAAAATATTTAACCAACGTTATGGCGATTGCAAAGATAAATCTCTGTTGCTGGTAGCCTTACTTCGCAAAGAAGGTATTGAAGCTTACCCTATGTTGGTCAATACGCAATTGAAAGAAAATGTAGTTGATCAGTTACCCAGCAATAGAGCATTTGATCATTGTGTGGTGAATTTTCGTTACCAGGGAGCAGACTTTTTTGTAGACCCTACTATCTCAAACCAGGGAGGAGATCTGGCCCACTTGTCCTTTCCAAACTATCAAAGAGGACTTATCATTAAGCAAGGCAATTCAGAGCTTATAAGCATTCCTCAAAGCATCAAGCCTACCATAAAAATCAAAGAGTTAATTACAGTAGATGAGGTAGGTGGAGAAGTTGACTTGATCATCCGCACTGAATATACTGGGTCTAAAGCTGACTATACAAGAAGTAATTTCAACACTGATTCAAGAGCATCTATTCAACAAGGCTATCTCAACTATTATCATAGTTTGTATACCTCACTAAAATCTGTGGATTCAGTAAAGTTCTATGATTACGATCGTAACTCTTTGAATAAAGTCATAGTAGAAGAGCATTATCAGATAGATGATTTCTGGCTTCCTTCTGATGATTCTTCCTATATCTATTGCGAAATTTATCCTTTGGTATTGGAATCTCAACTTGGATATCCGAAAACTACCAAACGTAGCATGCCCTACTATATGGCAGAGCCGTATTCTTTTTCTCAAACCACTCAGGTGGATTTACCCGAAGACTGGCTTGTTCAGCCTCTAAACACAAATATTAAAGGAGAAGGATTTGAGTATGAGAATATAATTCAAAGTAGTGGGAGAACGGTCTCTGTAACGCATAATTATTCACTTCATCAAGAATATATTGATGGAGAATCCGCAGAGGTAATGTTGAGTAAACACCAGGACATACAAAATGAACTGAATTATTACCTTACGTATAATTATAGCCTGGCAGGATTCTCCTTAAGCTGGGTTTCTATAGTGCTTACACTGCTTGCGACTGTAGCTGGCGTATTTATTTGTTACAGGGTATACTATCAATATGACCCTCCTGCATGGAAATATGCGGAAGATAAACCTATTGGAGGATGGCTCATATTACCTGCCATTGGACTAACACTTTCTCCTCTTACGTTAGGCGTAGAACTATTTTCAGATGACTATTTCAATCAGAATTCATGGAACGGCATTTTCTCCTCAAACATTGATAACTCCCTACAGTATGGCCTTTTCTTTGGAGCGGAATTGATTTGCAATGCTTTGTTTTTAGTATTTACAATTATGGTGCTCATTGCTTTTTACCAACGCAGGACCAGTGCCCCCCGCTTAATCACAATCTATTATGCATTGGGTTTGATTATTCCCCTACTGGATTTATGGCTTGCTGAAGAAATTATTCCGGCACAACTAACCGATCAGAATCGAATGGCTATATACAAGGAGGTAGGAAGACTTTTTATTGCAGCAGCTATTTGGGTTCCTTATTTCAACCTTTCAGAAAGGGTTAAAAGTACATTTTGTAAACAACACCGGAATGAAGAGACTCCTACTGATATGTATACGGATTTAAATGATGGCACTATTGCAGGAATTAGCACTTATCAATAG
- a CDS encoding LexA family protein produces MLEIYRPSFETVLYLPLYTDKVSAGFPSPASDYEEERIDLNQALIARPSSTYMVRAQGNSMVGAGIFDHDLLVVDRSLTAKDGSVVIAVVHGDLTVKRLRIRNEVGRGRTVVLAAENPDYPDIHVQSEDSMIWGVVCYAVRDLLK; encoded by the coding sequence ATGCTAGAAATTTACCGCCCCAGCTTTGAAACCGTGCTTTACCTGCCACTTTACACTGATAAAGTGTCGGCTGGTTTTCCCTCACCGGCCAGTGATTATGAAGAAGAAAGAATAGATTTAAACCAGGCCCTTATTGCCCGTCCCAGCTCAACCTATATGGTACGAGCGCAAGGGAATAGTATGGTAGGGGCAGGAATATTTGATCATGATCTACTGGTAGTGGATCGCAGCCTCACTGCCAAAGACGGCTCTGTTGTGATTGCCGTGGTACATGGGGATTTGACGGTCAAGCGCCTGCGTATTCGCAATGAAGTCGGCCGTGGCCGTACGGTTGTCCTGGCTGCTGAAAATCCTGATTATCCGGATATCCATGTGCAAAGTGAGGACTCCATGATCTGGGGTGTGGTGTGTTATGCGGTACGTGATTTATTGAAATAG